GGTCGGTCTGCTGGAACAAGCGCTGCTGGACGTGATGGCCGCCGATCCGATTCATCAGCGCATTTGCAAAGAGATTGGCAAGAACCTGCCGTTCACCCGTCTCGATGAGCTGGCCCGCAACGCGCTTGCTAAAGGGCTTATCGACCAGGATGAAGCGGATATTCTGACCAAAGCCGAAGAAAGCCGTCTGCGCAGCATTAACGTTGACGATTTCGACGCAGATGCGCTGGCGACCAAGCCGGTAAAGCTGCCGGAGAAAGTCCGCAAGATTGAGGCCGCGTAATCCGCAGCCCATCGCCCGGCGGCGCAAGCTTGCCGGGCCTACGAGTCAGTCGCTGTAGGCCGGGTAAGCGCAGCGCCACCCGGCAAATACCCCCCCTTAAAAGCGGAGAATCTTCTCCGCTTTTTTCATTAAAATCCTGATAAGGTAGAACAGTGACTCGTAAGCCTATCATCGGGAGTTTCTGACTGTGCCCAATCTGAAAGTAACAATATTACAACAGCCTTTAGTGTGGATGGACGGCCCCGCCAACCTCCGTCATTTCGATCGTCAGTTAGAAGAGATTCACGGGCGCGATATCATTGTGCTGCCAGAGATGTTCACCACCGGCTTTGCGATGGAAGCGGCCACTCAGTCGCTGCCGGAAGAAGAAGTCGTCGCGTGGATGCATGAAAAGGCACAGCAAACCGACGCCCTCATTGCTGGCAGCGCCGCGCTGCAAACCGACCGTGGCCCGGTGAATCGGTTCCTGCTGGTTGAACCGGAAGGCCAGGTGCATCGCTATGACAAGCGCCACCTGTTCCGCATGGCGGATGAACATCATCACTATGAAGCAGGCCACGAGCGCGTGGTGTTCGAATGGCGCGGCTGGCGCATTCTGCCGCTGGTGTGTTACGACCTGCGTTTCCCGGTGTGGTCCCGTAACCGCAACGATTACGATTTGGCGTTGTACGTCGCCAACTGGCCTGCCCCACGCTCTCTGCACTGGCAGGCGCTGTTAACCGCGCGCGCCATTGAGAACCAAGCGTACGTCATCGGCTGTAACCGCGTCGGCACCGACGGCAACGGGCATCACTATCGCGGCGACAGCCGGGCTATCAACCCGCAGGGCGAAATCATCGCCAGCGCCGAACCGCATCAGGCGACGCTGATTAATACCGAACTGTCGCTCTCGGCCTTACAGGAATACCGCCAAAAATTCCCGGCCTGGCAAGACGCCGACGGCTTCACCATTGGCTGATTGACCCCTTCTGCATTGCCCTCCTTTAGCGCTTCTTTCACCGAAGCGCTAAAAAAAAACCATATCCGTGCAGTAGCTCCAGATTTGAGACAAAGATTAGGCTGCTAACTTGCTGCTCTGCCTCGTTATTAACTAGCTTTGTAGATGGCCTGTTCACTTTTGCGCCACCTCCAAAGCCCGTTAATAACGAGGATAAAATGAAAAAACTGACGTTAAGTCTTATTACCTTAGCGCTGGCGGGCGTTGCTAACGCCGCGCTTGCCGATACCCTGCGTATGGAATGCCCGATTTCTCCTGGCGGTAAGGAATACTGCAACTACGTCAAAGACCGTTTTGAAAAGCAAACCAACAATAAGCTGGAATTTATTGAATTCCCGGCGGCGTCGGATGAAAAGCTGGCCCTGCTCCAGCAACTGTTTGCCGCGAAAGATGAAAAAGCTGTGGATCTGTTCCAGTCCGACACCATTTGGGTCGGCCTGCTGGATAAGCAAACGCTCGATTTAACCGATGCCGTGGCCGATATGAAAGGCGATTTCTTCCCTGGCCCGTGGGCGAACGACACCGTAAACGGCAAAGTGAAGGCCATTCCGGCGTATCTCGACACCGGGGTGCTCTATTACCGCAAAGACCTGCTCGAAAAATACAACGAACAGCCGCCAAAAACCTGGGCTGACTTAACGCGTATCGCCACCAAAATTCAGGCGGAAGAACACAAGGCAGGCCATAAAAACTTCTGGGGGATGATTTTCCAGGGGAAATCGTATGAAGGCCTGACCTGTAACGCGCTGGAGTGGGTTGATTCCTACGGCGGCGGCACATTCATCGACGAAAAAGGGAACGTGACCATCAATAATCCGAAGGCGGCCGCCGCACTGGATATGGTCGCGGGCTGGATTGGTAAAATCACGCCGAAAGGCGCGCTGGGCTACAAAGAAGAAGAGTCCCGTGCGGTGTTCCAGAACGGTGACGCGCTGTTTATGCGCAACTGGCCTTATGCGTATCTGCTCTCGCAGGGCGCAGACAGCCCGCTGAAAGGCAAAGTCGGCGTCGCGCCGCTGCCTGCCGGGCCGGACGGCAAATCGGCCAACGCGCTGGGCGGCTGGCAGTGGTCGATTAACGGCAACACTAAAAATAAAGATGCGGCAATTGCGCTGCTGAAAATCCTCACCGACGCCGATTCGCAGAAAATGCAGCTGAAATACCTCGGCTTTGCCCCGACGCGTTCGGCGCTGTATGAGGATAAAGCGGTACTGGAAACCGCGCCGCATCTGACGATGTTTAAAGAGATCTTCGCCAATGCGGTTCCGCGTCCGGCGACGGCAACCAAAAGTCAGTATCCACGCGTCTCGAACGCTATCTTTAACGTGACCTTCAAAGTGCTCAACGGGGGCAGCGACGGTAAAACCGCCGTGGCCGATCTGCAAAAACGCCTGGAGCGCGTGAAAGGGAAGGATTGGCATTAATTGGCCCGTCTCGGCTATCAACAGCGGCGCCGCCGTATCGCGTGGATACTGGTGGCGCCCGCGCTGATTCTCCTTGCGCTGGCGGCCGGTTGGCCGCTGGCGCGTACCTTCTTTTTCAGTTTTACCAACGCGATGCTCGACAACCCGAGCGACTATCAGCTGGTCGGGCTGGCGAACTATTACCTCAATCATGACGGTCAAAGCAGCGGCGTGCTGGTGGACCCGTTGTGGTGGCAGGCGGTCGGCAACACCCTGTGGTTTACGCTGGTTTCCGTCAGCCTTGAACTGCTGCTCGGAATGCTGCTGGCGCTACTGATGAACGAAAAATTTCGCGGCCAGGGTTTGGTGCGCACCGCCATTCTGGTGCCGTGGGCGATCCCGACGATTGTCAGCGCCAAAATGTGGGGCTGGATGTTCCACGATCAGTACGGCGTGGTGAACGATCTGCTGGCCAAAGTCTTCGGCTTCCAGGCGCATCTGGCGTGGATCGCCGAGCCGTCGCTGTCGATGTGGGCGGTGGTGATCGCCGATGTCTGGAAGACGACCCCGTTTATGGCGCTGATGCTGCTGGCGGCGCTACAGCTGATCCCTGGCGATCTGTACGAGGCCGCGCGCGTCGACGGGGCCAGCGCCTGGCAACGCTTTAAGCGCATCACCCTGCCGCTGATCCTGCCCGCGATGATCGTGGCGCTGATCTTCCGCGTGATGGACGCGATGCGCATTTTCGATCTGATTTTCGTGCTGACATCCAACAGCGAGGCGACGATGTCGATCTCCGGTTACGCCCGCGAGCAAATCATCTCGTATCAGGATATGGGCGTCGGCTCTGCGGCATCGGTGCTGGTGTTCATGATGGTGGCGGGCATTGCGGCCTGCTTTATCCGCGTCTCGAAGCTAAACGAGAAGGAGAAGCGGTGATGAAAGCCACCCGTCGTCAGCGCAAATTCGGCCACCAGCTGGTGATTTATTTGGGTGCGACCGTCGCCGTGCTGTTCTGCGTTTTCCCGTTTTACTACGCCATTCTGACCTCGCTGCGCACCGGGCAGGAGCTGTTTCTGCCCGCCTATTTACCGAACGGCTATCACTGGCACAACTATGTGGTGGCGCTGGTGGATAACGGTATCGCCCGCAGCCTGCTGAACTCGGTGTTGGTGGCGACGATCACCGTTGGCATCTGTCTGCTGGTGTCGATTACCGCGTCATTCGCCCTCGCGCGAGTGCCGTTTCGCGGACGTAAATTCCTGCTGTTTACCATTCTCTGCGTGTCGATGTTCCCGCAGGTGGCGGTGCTGACCGGGATGTTCGAGCTGGTGCGTTTTCTGGGGCTGTACGATTCCCTCGGCGCGCTGGTGCTCTCGTACACCACCTTTTCGCTGCCGTTCACCGTCTGGGTGCTGACCACCTTTATGAAGTCGATTCCGGTGGAGCTGGAAGAGGCGGCGATTGTCGACGGGGCGAAAACCTGGACCATTATCCGCCGGGTGTTTGCGCCGATTCTGGCGCCTGCGCTGGTCACCACCGGGCTGCTGGCGTTCATCGGCGCGTGGAACGAATTCATGTTTGCACTGACGTTCATTATTTCCGGCGACAAGCGCACCGTGCCGGTGGCGATCAGCATGTTCAGCGGCGCGTCGACCTTTGAACTGCCGTGGGGCAGCATTATGGCGGCCTCGGTAGTGGTGACGCTGCCGATTATTGTGCTGGTGCTTATCTTCCAGAAACGCATTGTCAGCGGGCTGACCAGCGGAGCGATTAAGGGATAACTATGGGGCAACTGGTACTCGATAAAATATCTAAGCGCTACGGCACCTCGTCGGAGGTGATAAAGCCCCTGGATTTGACCGTTAACGACGGCGAGTTTGTAGTGGTGGTCGGGCCGTCAGGCTGCGGCAAATCCACGCTGCTACGGATGGTAGCCGGGCTGGAGGAGATCAGCGACGGCGAAATGCGCATCGACGGCGTGTGCGTCAACGACGATTCCCCGTCCGAGCGCGGCATTGGGATGGTGTTCCAGTCCTACGCGCTGTATCCGCATATGACGGTGTACCAGAATATGGCCTTCGCGCTGGAAATGGCGAAGCTGCCGCCGACGGAAATTGACAAAAAGGTGCAGGCCAGCGCGCGTATTTTGCAGCTGGAACATTTGCTCGACCGGCGGCCGAAAGATCTCTCCGGCGGGCAGCGCCAGCGCGTGGCGATCGGCCGGGCGATTGTGCGCGAGCCGAGCCTGTTTTTGTTCGATGAACCGCTCTCCAACCTCGACGCGTCCCTGCGCGTGCAGATGCGCATGGAAATTGCCGCGCTGCATAAACGCATCAACGCCACCATTTTGTACGTCACCCATGACCAGGTAGAAGCGATGACCCTGGCCGATCGCATCGTGGTGCTGAATCAGGGGCAAATCGAGCAGGTCGGATCCCCGCTGGAGCTTTACGACCACCCTGCCAACCTGTTCGTCGCACAGTTTATTGGTTCGCCTAAAATGAATCTGATTGCGGGCACGATTGCTGAAACGGGCGAGCGGGAGACGGTGGTCGACCTCGAGAACCGACAACGCATTGTGCTGCCAGTGAATACGCTGGGCGGAAAAATTGGCGACAGCGTATGGCTGGGGATCCGCCCGGAGCACGTACAACTGATTGAGTTAGCGGTAGCCGACGTGGAAGGCGAAGTGCTGTTTGTGGAGCAGATGGGTAACGAAACGCTGCTGTACGTTAATAGCGGTTACGGCAGCGAGCCGTTGGTTATCCGCCTGACGTCGCGGCTGGAGATTGCGCCCGATCAGCGGGTTGGGCTGCGTTTGCCGACGGAGAGTTGCTATTTGTTTGAGGCGGGCGGGCGGGCGTTTTTACGGGTATAGCATTCGTTTGTGAGTCCGTTGCGCCCTCACCCCGGCCCTCTCCCCCAGGGAGAGGGAGAAAAACACGTCCGGCTCGAGCTCTCGAGAGAGAGGGAGAAAGGCGAGTGCCATCGGTCCCCTCTCCTGGGGGAGAGGGTTAGGGTGAGGGCGCCACACACTATCAGGAGAACTCAGTGGAAAAAAAAGCATGGCACAACGCGGTGGTGTACCAAATCTACCCGCGCAGCTTTATGGACAGCAACGGGGACGGTATCGGCGACATTCCCGGCATCATCAGTCAACTCGATTACCTCTACCAGCTCGGCATCAACCTGATTTGGCTCTCGCCGGTCTACCGCTCGCCGATGGATGACAACGGTTACGACATCTCCGACTACGAAGATATTGCCGCCGAATTTGGCACTCTGGCGGACATGGACGCCCTGATTGCGCAGGCCAAACAGCGCGACATTCACATCCTGATGGATTTAGTCGTCAACCACACTTCCGACGAACATCCGTGGTTCCTCGAAGCGCTGAAATCAAAAGATAACCCGTACCGTGATTTCTATATCTGGCGCCAACCGGCGGCGAATGGCGGGCCGCCGAATCATTTCCGTTCCTATTTTGGCGGCAGCGGCTGGGCCTATGACGAAGCCAGCGGCGAATATTACCTGCACCAGTTTTCTAAACGCCAGCCGGACCTCAACTGGGAAAACCCGCGGGTACACGAAGAGGTTCACGCCATGATGAACCGCTGGCTGGCCAAAGGTATCGGCGGTTTTCGCATGGACGTTATCGACCTTATCGGCAAAGAAGTCGACGCACAAATTATGGCTAACGGCAAAAACCTGCATGCGCTGATCCGCCAGATGAACCGCGCCACCTTTGGCAATGGCGAGTACGTCACCGTCGGCGAAGCCTGGAGCGCCAGCCCCGAAGACGCGCTGCTGTACAGCGGCGCTGAACGCGAAGAACTGTCGATGGTGTTTCAGTTCGACCACATCAAACAGTTCTGGGATGAACACGCCGGGAAGTGGCGCAGCAAGCCGTTTGTGCTCGCCGACTTCAAAGCGGTTATCGACAAATGGCAAACTGCGCTGGCCGACGACGGTTGGAACTCGCTGTTCTGGAGCAACCACGATTTACCCCGCGCGGTATCGAAATTTGGCGACGAAGGCGAGTTCCGTGAAGCCTCTGCCAAAATGCTCGCCACCGCCCTGCACTGCCTGAAAGGCACGCCGTATATCTATCAGGGCGAAGAAATCGGTATGACCAACGTGCG
This DNA window, taken from Scandinavium goeteborgense, encodes the following:
- a CDS encoding ABC transporter ATP-binding protein, with translation MGQLVLDKISKRYGTSSEVIKPLDLTVNDGEFVVVVGPSGCGKSTLLRMVAGLEEISDGEMRIDGVCVNDDSPSERGIGMVFQSYALYPHMTVYQNMAFALEMAKLPPTEIDKKVQASARILQLEHLLDRRPKDLSGGQRQRVAIGRAIVREPSLFLFDEPLSNLDASLRVQMRMEIAALHKRINATILYVTHDQVEAMTLADRIVVLNQGQIEQVGSPLELYDHPANLFVAQFIGSPKMNLIAGTIAETGERETVVDLENRQRIVLPVNTLGGKIGDSVWLGIRPEHVQLIELAVADVEGEVLFVEQMGNETLLYVNSGYGSEPLVIRLTSRLEIAPDQRVGLRLPTESCYLFEAGGRAFLRV
- a CDS encoding carbohydrate ABC transporter permease; translation: MARLGYQQRRRRIAWILVAPALILLALAAGWPLARTFFFSFTNAMLDNPSDYQLVGLANYYLNHDGQSSGVLVDPLWWQAVGNTLWFTLVSVSLELLLGMLLALLMNEKFRGQGLVRTAILVPWAIPTIVSAKMWGWMFHDQYGVVNDLLAKVFGFQAHLAWIAEPSLSMWAVVIADVWKTTPFMALMLLAALQLIPGDLYEAARVDGASAWQRFKRITLPLILPAMIVALIFRVMDAMRIFDLIFVLTSNSEATMSISGYAREQIISYQDMGVGSAASVLVFMMVAGIAACFIRVSKLNEKEKR
- a CDS encoding alpha-glucosidase: MDSNGDGIGDIPGIISQLDYLYQLGINLIWLSPVYRSPMDDNGYDISDYEDIAAEFGTLADMDALIAQAKQRDIHILMDLVVNHTSDEHPWFLEALKSKDNPYRDFYIWRQPAANGGPPNHFRSYFGGSGWAYDEASGEYYLHQFSKRQPDLNWENPRVHEEVHAMMNRWLAKGIGGFRMDVIDLIGKEVDAQIMANGKNLHALIRQMNRATFGNGEYVTVGEAWSASPEDALLYSGAEREELSMVFQFDHIKQFWDEHAGKWRSKPFVLADFKAVIDKWQTALADDGWNSLFWSNHDLPRAVSKFGDEGEFREASAKMLATALHCLKGTPYIYQGEEIGMTNVRFSDINDYRDIESLNLYHERLADGVSHEEMMLGIHANGRDNARTPMQWDASPNGGFTSGTPWIAVNPNYREINVASALEQPDSILWHYQKLIALRKQYPVLVYGDYQPVMAEHPQVFAWLRTLGDERLLVINNFSAEHLTLDIPEAMQHWHGECLSSNYAPRDQLAVSLELQPYESFALLIGR
- a CDS encoding ABC transporter substrate-binding protein, with translation MKKLTLSLITLALAGVANAALADTLRMECPISPGGKEYCNYVKDRFEKQTNNKLEFIEFPAASDEKLALLQQLFAAKDEKAVDLFQSDTIWVGLLDKQTLDLTDAVADMKGDFFPGPWANDTVNGKVKAIPAYLDTGVLYYRKDLLEKYNEQPPKTWADLTRIATKIQAEEHKAGHKNFWGMIFQGKSYEGLTCNALEWVDSYGGGTFIDEKGNVTINNPKAAAALDMVAGWIGKITPKGALGYKEEESRAVFQNGDALFMRNWPYAYLLSQGADSPLKGKVGVAPLPAGPDGKSANALGGWQWSINGNTKNKDAAIALLKILTDADSQKMQLKYLGFAPTRSALYEDKAVLETAPHLTMFKEIFANAVPRPATATKSQYPRVSNAIFNVTFKVLNGGSDGKTAVADLQKRLERVKGKDWH
- a CDS encoding amidohydrolase, yielding MPNLKVTILQQPLVWMDGPANLRHFDRQLEEIHGRDIIVLPEMFTTGFAMEAATQSLPEEEVVAWMHEKAQQTDALIAGSAALQTDRGPVNRFLLVEPEGQVHRYDKRHLFRMADEHHHYEAGHERVVFEWRGWRILPLVCYDLRFPVWSRNRNDYDLALYVANWPAPRSLHWQALLTARAIENQAYVIGCNRVGTDGNGHHYRGDSRAINPQGEIIASAEPHQATLINTELSLSALQEYRQKFPAWQDADGFTIG
- a CDS encoding carbohydrate ABC transporter permease → MKATRRQRKFGHQLVIYLGATVAVLFCVFPFYYAILTSLRTGQELFLPAYLPNGYHWHNYVVALVDNGIARSLLNSVLVATITVGICLLVSITASFALARVPFRGRKFLLFTILCVSMFPQVAVLTGMFELVRFLGLYDSLGALVLSYTTFSLPFTVWVLTTFMKSIPVELEEAAIVDGAKTWTIIRRVFAPILAPALVTTGLLAFIGAWNEFMFALTFIISGDKRTVPVAISMFSGASTFELPWGSIMAASVVVTLPIIVLVLIFQKRIVSGLTSGAIKG